CGCCGCGTCGCCGCCGCCCGGTCGAGGCGACCGGGTGGGCCTTGACCGTCGTGGCGTCGAGCTGCACCTCGTCCAGGTCGGGGTCGCCGGTCGCGCGGGCGATGCGCTCCCACACGCCGGCGGCACACCAGCGGTCGAAGCGTTTGCGGACGGTGTCGTGCTTGCCGAACCGGCCGGGCAGGTCCGCCCAGGGGACGCCGGTCTTGAGCACGTAGACGACGGCGTTGACGAAAAGGCGGTTGTCGCCGGCCGTGCGGCCGGGGTCGGACTTCTTGCCGGGCAACAGCGGCTCGATCTTCGCCCACTGGGCGTCGGTCAACTCGTGGCGGTGGCGATGGGCCATCAGGTCCTCCTTGACGGAGGACATCATCGACGAAACGAGCCGAAAGCGCGAGGATGAATGTCCGTGCTACCTAGAGAGCGCGCCCGGCCGAGCGAATCGCCGACGTAGTACGACGCCGGGCGTGCGAACCACTGCTCCGGGTCGCTCACGATCTCGTGATGCTCCGGGTCGGCTGAGCGGATCGCCAGACCCGGGGGCGGTGCGAACGTGTATAGATAAGCGAACGAGCCGCACTCCAAGGCGACCGCGCCGTTGGACACGGTGACCGCGGCGCAGCGATGGTTCGTTCCGCCAGTGTAACGGGCGTAGGTGACCAAGTCTGTGCGGTGATAGCTACGGGCCCACAGTCCGCCGATACAGATCAGCAGGAGTAGCGACATCCCCATCCGAATGCCCGAATTTCGACGTGTCATACCGTAAACGCGAGCCCGCGGGGACGTCGTGCGACGGACGCGGGAGACCACGCCCGCCATCGTAGCGTCTCGGCCGGGAGGGGACAGGGGGAAATGAGCGCCGCGTTTCGACGCAGTGCTTGGGTAGCCTGCTGCCCGCCTAGTGGCGAGCGGCTGCACTCGCTCGGAGAAGCCGTGCCCCGACGACATGAATCCGGACGGTTCCCGGACGGGGCACCCGTGTAGAACCGCCGACGGTAGGCAAGGCTCTCGTCCCAACGGACGGGCGAGCGGGCCTTGGTCAGCCGCTCGACCAGCGTCCACGTCTCTTAACAGGAGGGCGGGATGAGCTTTGCGATGCAGCTGGAATGGGGACTCGGTGCCGCAGTGCAGGTGGTCCCGGCCCGCGCGAAACCAGTAGCCGCCGCGCGGTGCCAGCGCCTCGGCTCGAAGTTCTCACTTGTGAAAGCCATCGCAAATCTTATCAGTCCCTTCATCCTGCGAAACATTAGCACGCTACATTTCCGTTCGTCGGAAACCGAACGAAGGAATTATCGTGCGCAAAGCATCAAGAGACACTGGGAACGGCTTCACGCTTGTGGAGCTGCTGGTCGTCATCGGAATAATAGCGTTGTTGATCGGAATACTTCTACCTGCGAGACGGGCCCGGGAAGCCGCAAATCAGGTAAAGTGCGCGGCAAACATGCGGTCGGCCTTGCAGGCGCTACACCGGCCTCGCGGATCGTTTATGCATCGCCATCCTTTGCGCCCGATCGGAGGGCGCTATCGTTTTTCCTGGAGTTGTTTCAGCACGAGCCCCCAAGCCGCCAGCATCAACTCGTCGCGCGGCAATCTACCGCACGGCCCAGACGCGGGCAGCGGCGGTCACGGTAGCCTGGCGCAGGCAGGCTGAGCGTCGCAGGATCGGGCACCGCCGTGGCCGTCAGCGTGATGGGCGTGCCGGCCAACGGGCCGCCGTTGCTCGTGCCCGTGCGGACCGTGTTGTCCTCACGATAGAGCGCCCCCGCAGCGGCGTTGCGCGCACGATAGTTGATGTCGGTTGATCCCAAGGCACCTGTCACCTGGAACGTCAGTGTGGCAATTTGGAAGTTGGTTCCCGACTAGGCGCTCAGGCTGGCGAGAACAGCCCCGCGATCGCCAATTTGTATGCGCAGCGGAACCGCAACGCATATGTCGACCGGCCAGAGTACGCGTGGTCAGTCTTCGCCGACCAACAGAACGACACTCGGCTGTCGGTCACGACGCCGGACGCCAACGGCGCGTCGACAGCGAACGTGAACCTAGGTCGCGTGCTGCGCAACGCGCCTGTGCCGGTGGCGCAGAATGTAACGCTGACGAAGGCGGGCGTTGACGGCACTTACTACAGTGTGACGACCAGCGGCGCCGCGACCAGCAGCGTCACTGGACGGAACAACGCGTTCGCGATGGACGCAACTGGTACTCGTAACCTCACCGTTGGCTTGAGCACGTCGACCAGCACGGCTGGGCATAAATCTGGCACAGTAGTCGTCGACAACCTCGACGTCACAAATCAGGGCGGCGTTGGTCGCGGTGCCAATGACGGGAATGATGCGGTCAACATCAGCCTTGCCGTGCTGTCAGCATCCAACTCGAGCTTCTCGACATCCGAAAGCGACTCGCTCTCGCTCGACTTCGGCACGATTCCCCTTGGTGGGTCGGCTGATGCGCAGGGGTTCTCCATTGTCAATCTTGCGTCTTCGCTGGGCGTTGATCTGACAGCCGGACTGGACTTCGACTTGGTCGTGGGCACCGGCGATGTCGATGCGTTCTCGCTGGGCGACCTTGGCACCTTCGCGAATCTGAAGGCCGGCGGATCGAATGCTTATCTCGCACATTTTGATACCACGTCTGCCGGTGTGTTTGATGCCACTTACACGCTGCTGTTTTCCGACGAGAACCTTCCGGGCACGGTAGGTACAACGTCGCTCACCTTGAACCTGACCGGTGAGGTGGCAGCCGTCCCGGAACCTGCTGCGATTGGGATCGCTTCTTTGGCAGCCTTGGGCGCTTTGCGTCGTCGTCTGAACGATCATGTTATGCCGGTAAAGGGAGCAAAGTGAGCGGTCTCAAATGAGGACGGTCGCAAGGCAGACAATATCCATCGCGATCTTCTATACGTACGGCAAATTGGCGTCACAACTGCGCCGATCGAATCCGCCCTTCAACATTGTGGAGCGGACCGGTCCCGTATCTGGTCCACCGAGCGGCGCGGAACTTCACGCCTCGGTGGTGTTGATCGGTACGGACATTGCCTTCGGGTCGACGCTCCGTCTCTGCGAAGCATTCCGCTCGCGCTCCAAGACAACGCGCAGGCGAGTAGTGGTGTTGTTGTCTGACCCGACGACCGAGCATGTCGCTCTTGCGTACTCTGCAGGAGCGTCGGACGTACGCGAGGCGCCGCGAACGGCTCGCGGGCTGATCAACCTCATCGATGCGGTGCGCCAGCGGGCGGTCAACGGAACGGATGAACAACCGCAAGTCGTTCGTATCGGTGCCCTCACGATCGTCGCCGAAAGCTATGTCGTGAAGTTGGAAGGCACCACGGTCAGCCTAACCGCAGGTGAGTATCGGGCGTTGTGGCAGTTGGCGATATACGCCGGCAAAGCAGTACCGGCCGATCGTCTACTCACCGGTGAACTCTCCTCAGAGATCGGTAGTGGCGTTCAGTCCGTGCGGACGTTCATCTTCTCGCTAAGGCGAAAGCTCGGCCGCCACGCACGACAATTGCAAACCGTACGTAACGTCGGATACGCCTTGGTTGAATAAGTTTCAAGAATGACTCGTTGAGATGATGAGAAAGTGGCCTAACAAACTCTTCATCCCAATTGGCTGCAAAACTGATATTCGCACAATCTGCATCACGTAGAACTACGCCTAAGTTGACGGCACCGTTTGTCACAACATCGGCGCGCCGCCCCTCGGCGCACACGAACAAATCACCCCATTACTGGGGAGAAAGCAGAAGCATCATGGTCAAGTTACCTCTCCTACTCGCCGCCGCAGTGGTGATCGTTTCCGTAGGTGCCGCAGGCACCGCGACGGCCGCTTATACGATCAGCGCGACGGGCGTCCCAACAGTGGAGCAGTTCACCAACTTCGCAGGCACCTCGGCTCCAAGCAATTGGACGGTTGCAGGCACGGGGTCGTTTGCCTGGCGCGGCCAGAACGACGGAGCTGCCAACACGAACGGCGGCTACTCATATGGCGCCGCATCGTCCACCGATCGCTCGGTGGGCTTTCTGGCTAGCAGCTCGTCGACCACGAGCGCGACGGCCATCGCCACGTACGCGAACGGTACAGGTAAGACCGCCAACTCGATCGAGCTGAAGTACGATGCAGAATTATGGCGGGTCGGCGGTCGTGCGAGCACCTTTGACGTGGCTCGCGTTCGACAACGTCAGCGTTAAGTTGGATAGCAACGAGGTCGCAGTGCCAGTGCCTTCTGCCGTTGGCATCCTCGGCCTTGGGTGCATCGCTGCACTCCGTCGCTTACGGCGCGCGTAGTACTTGCCGTCTGAACACGGACCAAACCGACGTCGGCGGGATTTCACGTGCATGCGGCACGGAAATCCCGCCGTGTCGTCTTGTCCAAGTTGCATTTCAAGCATAGCAGGCGCCTTGGTGCGGCCCACGAGCATCCGGGCCGCACCGACCTCGGACGCGCGGCGTTGGCCGTCGTGGACTGGTGCTCAAGGTGCCTGCCCGTAGATGACCGGCGAGGCAGATTGCCTGTGACGGTCGTTCAAAATTGTGCGCCGCTCATGGCCTGCATGAATGCAAGCGGATTCCAGTATTCGCGGTATTTGACGATCAGTCCGTCCTTGAAGGTTACGAACGTGGCGTAGCTCATCTCGTATGCATTGCCGTTCGTCAGTACCTCGCCGGAGGCGCTCCATTCAGCGATGGCGACATTCGGGTCATCCGTCGAGTAGAGGCGAAGGTGGGGGATCGAACGAACATTGATGACGCTCGGGTAGTTGCGCAGATAGTTGTAAAGCGCCTCACGGCCTTCCAAGCGGCGTGGCGAGCCTTCGGGCGCAAACGGAAACTCTGCTACGACATCGTCGGCACAGAGCAGCGACCAACCGTTCATGTCCTTGGCAAGAAACGTATCGAGGCTGTGACGCAAGCGTTCGACTGCGAAAGGGAAGTTGCTCACTTGAAGCTCCTTATTTGCGGCCCCTCTTCTACCGGACCCGCACCTGCGCCCGTTCACCGGGCTCCGTGGTAGCCGCCGTAGTGTTTGATGGGTGACCAGGCGGGGAGGATGTCGGGTAAGGTCGGTGCGATGCCGCTGTAGTCGCCCGCTCCGAACACCACCTTTCCATCCATGACGGTCAGGACGGCGGAGATGGACTTGATCTCATCTTCCGGCACGGCGAAGTAGTCCCGGTCGAGCAGAGCGAGATCTGCCAGGTTGCCCGGGGCGATCATCCCCATCTCGGCTTCGGCATTTATGAACCACGCGGCCCCGCGTGTGAACAGCTTCAACGCCTCGACGCGGGTGAGCCGATTGTCGTCGGCGAGCACCTGAGACCCGGAGACGGAGCATCCGGAGACCGCCCAGTACATCGCGACCCAGGGGTTGTAGGTCGAGGCCCGGAAGGCGTCCGTCGTCAGGGCGAGCGGGATGCCGCTGTCGACGAGCTGGCGCAGGCGCGGCGTTACCAGCGCCTTCTCACGGCTGTAGGTCTTGATAAAGCCGTCTCCGTGCAAGGCCATCTTGGGGTCCAGCGCGATCCCGCCGCCGAGCGCCTTCACCCTCGCGATATTCTCCGGCGTGATGGTCTCGGCGTGCTCGATGCTCCACTTCAGGCCGTCGAGCGGCACCGTCCTGTTCATCTCCTCAAGAGCGTCGAGGAACGGCGTGATGTTCTCGTTGTAGCTGATGTGCATGCGGAAGGGGATCCGCCGTTTGACCAGCTTGGCGATGTCCTGCACGACGTGTCGCCGGATCCGTTTCGGATCGAGGATTACTGCGGGTCGGTCGAAGTTCTCGTGATCGTGTACTTCCGCCTCCAGCGCTTTGGCGCCTCGATACACGTGGCCATGGGCAACGGACGGGTGCAGGTTCTGCCCGGGGCTCATGAGCGACTTTCGCGTGATGGCGTCGAGTTCGGCATCCACCATGCTGGCGCTGCCGAACTGCATGTCCACGAAGGCGAGTCGCAGGTTGAAACGATTGTCGCGCATGAGGACCTGGGCGGTGACATGGGCGTCGGGATAGCCCCTGCTGCCACAATCGAAGACGGATGTGACGCCGAAACGGTTCAGGCCGTGGACGGTTTGGATTAACGAGCTTAGTTGCTCGTCGAAGGAGGGCTGTGGGACGAGCGTTTCCAGCGCGAGAAACCCGAACGTGTCGCCATAGACGACGCCCGTGCGATTGCCCTGGCCGTCCTTCTCGAACTCGATGACCTGCAAGTTGGGAAACCGATCCGTGCCCACGCCGAGCGAATCCATCGCCAGGCCATTCAGGAAGACGCGGTTGTAGGCGTATTGAACGTAAAGGGGGCGGTTGGGCACGGCACGGCGGAGATCGTCCATCGTCGGGAATCGATTCTCTTCGAACTGGTACGGCGACCAGCCGCCGATCACTTTGACCCAGTGCCCCTCGGGCGTCCGCTTGGCCTGCTCGCTCAGCATGGCGAGCGCCCGGCTCAGCGAGGGCACGCCGTCCCACCTGACGTTGTAGTTGTAGTTGGCCTCGTTGAGCAGGTGAATGTGTGCGTCGCTGATGCCCGGGATCAGTCGACGCCCCCCCGCGTCGATGATCCGGGTGCTGGCGTTCTTCAGGTCCAGGATCTCGTTGTCAGTACCCACCGCATAGATGCGGCCCTTCGTGACCGCCAAGGCGGACGCTTCGGGCTGCGCGAGATTGCCCGTGTAGATCCTGGCATTAAACACGATCAGGTCCGCGCCGGGCTGCTCCTGCGTGGACGGCTCAAACACCCCCGCGACCTCGTTTTGCACGCTCTTCATCGCGTTCTCCTTTGGAGCGCGGTACTTGGTTCGACACCGCGACCCCGCGTTGTCTGCGCGCAAAAGTAAATGATGAAACCCGACGGGTATCGGCGGTTCCTGCTTATTTTTCGGCGGTTCTTGCCGACTTCAGGCGAATCGGCTGGGGGTGACGCCGACGACCCGCTTGAAGTGCCGGGTGAGTTGGGTCTGATCGCTGAAGCCGACTTCGACCGCGACCTGGGCGAGCGAGAGCTGCCGCGCGGCGATGAGCCGCTTGGCGCGCTCGACGCGCTGGTGGATGACGAACTGGTGCGGCGGCAGACCAGTCGTTTGTTTGAACAGCCGGGCGAAGTGGAACTCGCTCAGTTGGGCGACGGCGGCGAGATCGGCCAGCGCGAAGTTCTGGTCGAGGTGGGCGTCGATGTACTCCTGCACCGCCCGCAGCGCGGGCCGCGCCAGGCGGCCGCCGGGCTTGCGGGCAAACTCCTTAGTGGAGGGCCCGTTCGCCATCTGCCGGATAAGATGCACGACCAGCACGTTCGCCAGCGACTCGGCACACAGCCGCCCGCCCTGCCCGCCGGTGAACAGCTCATTGCGAAGGGCCTTGAGGGTGTCGAGCACCGCGGGGCTGGATCGGTCGTAGTAACGGGCCGGAAAATGAACGCGGGCCGGGTCGAGATCGAACGCCTCTTCGGCCACCTTGGCGACCAAGGCCGGAGACAATTGAAATTGGTTCGATTCGAAGGCGCCCTGCCACCGCCATCGACTCGCGATTCGGGGCGGCATGAGCGTCACCGAATGCGGCAAGCCGTTCCCCTCATAGCGGGCATCGTCGCAACGGTGATCGACGCGTTCCGGCACCTTATCGACCTGCAGGGCGAGGAACAGACTTTCGAGGGGCGGGTGAACGAGCTCGCTTGCGGACACCTGCGGGTCGTGTTCGGCTCGCAGTCCACTCCAGCCGAGCGCCGCGCTCGAGTGCGAGAACCGGAAGGGGATGTGCCCCAGCCGGCCGTCGGGGGTCAGCGAAGGCCGAGGCTTCAGTGGACGGACCGTATGCGTCATAACGCACCATTCCTGGCGAACGCCTTATTCCGCATGATGATCTGACATTCACTGGCCGCGGCCCCGCCGACGGCTCTCGATCTACGATAGAGGCTCCCCGGCTGCGGTCCAGTGCAGCGGCGGGCGGGTTAGCCTGCCCCCGAGATCCGCCAGACTGAAAGCGCCACACAGACTAACGCCGCCAACAGGGCGAGAACAACCCGGACGAAATACAGTCCGCCGCAGACGGGTGACTCTGCGAGGGCAACAAACTGACCGTCCCGACGCGGGAACCGTCGGAGCCGGGTCACCTTCACCAAGTGCCCCGTACTGAAGCAGGTCGTGGCCCGGATCCGACGGGAGGGCCCGCTCATGTCGCGGGACTTCGACGACGACCCGTACGACCGCGAGCGGGGCGGCTGGTGGGACTGGAAGCCGGCCAAGGCCATCTTCGAACACCTGTGGCGCACCGGCACGCTCGCCGTGTCGGACCCGCGAGGGTACCGGAAGGTCTACGATTTGGCCGAGCGATCGATCCGCCTCCACGCGGCGCCGCCAATGGATCGAGACGCCTTCGTTGACTGGGCTTGTTCTACGGCCCTGGAACGGCTGGGGGTGGCGACGCCGGCCGAGCTCGCCGCCTTCTACCGGGTCGTCGACGTCGCGGACGCGCGGGCTTGGGTGCGGTCGCGTTTGCAGGCCGGGGCCGTGTTCCCGGTCGAGGTGGAGGGGCGCATTGCGATCGCACACAGCGACGTGCGACGGCGCCTGGGGCGGCTCGGCGAACCGCTACAGGAACGCGTGCGGTTCCTGGCGCCGTTAGACCCCCTAGTGCGTGACCGGGCGCGGGCGGAGCGGCTGTTTGGGTTCCACTATCGGTTCGAGGCGTTCGTGCCCGAGGCGAAGCGGGTTTACGGCTACTACGTGCTGCCCATCCTCGTTGGCGACCGGCTCGTCGGCCGGACCGACGCAAAGTTCGACCGCGCCGCGGACGTCCTGCGGCTGCGCGTCATGCCGTGGGAGCAGGGGTTCAGCGTCACGCCGGCGTTACGCGCGGCCTTCGAGGCTGCCGCCGACCGGCTGCGGCAGTTCGTCGGTGCGGCGCGAGTGGACGTGACCGGAAAAG
Above is a window of Tepidisphaeraceae bacterium DNA encoding:
- a CDS encoding winged helix-turn-helix domain-containing protein — protein: MRTVARQTISIAIFYTYGKLASQLRRSNPPFNIVERTGPVSGPPSGAELHASVVLIGTDIAFGSTLRLCEAFRSRSKTTRRRVVVLLSDPTTEHVALAYSAGASDVREAPRTARGLINLIDAVRQRAVNGTDEQPQVVRIGALTIVAESYVVKLEGTTVSLTAGEYRALWQLAIYAGKAVPADRLLTGELSSEIGSGVQSVRTFIFSLRRKLGRHARQLQTVRNVGYALVE
- a CDS encoding IS5 family transposase, with product MAHRHRHELTDAQWAKIEPLLPGKKSDPGRTAGDNRLFVNAVVYVLKTGVPWADLPGRFGKHDTVRKRFDRWCAAGVWERIARATGDPDLDEVQLDATTVKAHPVASTGRRRRG
- a CDS encoding nuclear transport factor 2 family protein encodes the protein MSNFPFAVERLRHSLDTFLAKDMNGWSLLCADDVVAEFPFAPEGSPRRLEGREALYNYLRNYPSVINVRSIPHLRLYSTDDPNVAIAEWSASGEVLTNGNAYEMSYATFVTFKDGLIVKYREYWNPLAFMQAMSGAQF
- a CDS encoding crosslink repair DNA glycosylase YcaQ family protein, with amino-acid sequence MKQVVARIRREGPLMSRDFDDDPYDRERGGWWDWKPAKAIFEHLWRTGTLAVSDPRGYRKVYDLAERSIRLHAAPPMDRDAFVDWACSTALERLGVATPAELAAFYRVVDVADARAWVRSRLQAGAVFPVEVEGRIAIAHSDVRRRLGRLGEPLQERVRFLAPLDPLVRDRARAERLFGFHYRFEAFVPEAKRVYGYYVLPILVGDRLVGRTDAKFDRAADVLRLRVMPWEQGFSVTPALRAAFEAAADRLRQFVGAARVDVTGKAGSRHPFRPPTR
- a CDS encoding amidohydrolase, with the translated sequence MKSVQNEVAGVFEPSTQEQPGADLIVFNARIYTGNLAQPEASALAVTKGRIYAVGTDNEILDLKNASTRIIDAGGRRLIPGISDAHIHLLNEANYNYNVRWDGVPSLSRALAMLSEQAKRTPEGHWVKVIGGWSPYQFEENRFPTMDDLRRAVPNRPLYVQYAYNRVFLNGLAMDSLGVGTDRFPNLQVIEFEKDGQGNRTGVVYGDTFGFLALETLVPQPSFDEQLSSLIQTVHGLNRFGVTSVFDCGSRGYPDAHVTAQVLMRDNRFNLRLAFVDMQFGSASMVDAELDAITRKSLMSPGQNLHPSVAHGHVYRGAKALEAEVHDHENFDRPAVILDPKRIRRHVVQDIAKLVKRRIPFRMHISYNENITPFLDALEEMNRTVPLDGLKWSIEHAETITPENIARVKALGGGIALDPKMALHGDGFIKTYSREKALVTPRLRQLVDSGIPLALTTDAFRASTYNPWVAMYWAVSGCSVSGSQVLADDNRLTRVEALKLFTRGAAWFINAEAEMGMIAPGNLADLALLDRDYFAVPEDEIKSISAVLTVMDGKVVFGAGDYSGIAPTLPDILPAWSPIKHYGGYHGAR
- a CDS encoding AraC family transcriptional regulator; this translates as MTHTVRPLKPRPSLTPDGRLGHIPFRFSHSSAALGWSGLRAEHDPQVSASELVHPPLESLFLALQVDKVPERVDHRCDDARYEGNGLPHSVTLMPPRIASRWRWQGAFESNQFQLSPALVAKVAEEAFDLDPARVHFPARYYDRSSPAVLDTLKALRNELFTGGQGGRLCAESLANVLVVHLIRQMANGPSTKEFARKPGGRLARPALRAVQEYIDAHLDQNFALADLAAVAQLSEFHFARLFKQTTGLPPHQFVIHQRVERAKRLIAARQLSLAQVAVEVGFSDQTQLTRHFKRVVGVTPSRFA